One part of the Streptobacillus canis genome encodes these proteins:
- a CDS encoding transposase has protein sequence MEIILSELGGQYRLNRSIQVERPFGDIKENFDYDRFRRKGLERTKLEFAMYALGFNLRKYINDIRKNRENINLYKLKEVIA, from the coding sequence ATAGAGATAATATTAAGTGAATTAGGAGGTCAGTATAGATTGAATAGATCAATTCAAGTAGAAAGACCTTTTGGAGATATTAAAGAAAACTTTGATTATGATAGATTTAGAAGAAAAGGTTTAGAAAGAACTAAGCTAGAATTTGCAATGTATGCTTTAGGGTTTAATTTAAGAAAATATATAAATGATATTAGAAAAAATAGAGAAAATATAAATTTATATAAACTTAAAGAAGTAATTGCATAA
- a CDS encoding glutamine synthetase III, which yields MENIMKIFGENAFTETNLKKRVPKKVYEEFKKVQKGEIELSKENADLIATAIKDWATKRNATHFCHWFQPLTELTAEKHDSFIEPNGDKDFLYRFSGSNLIKGESDASSFPNGGLRSTFEARGYTVWDTNSPPFIKENEVGATLYIPTSFISYNGEALDKKLPLLRSMNAVNKAATRLLNLLGYTEVKNVIPTLGVEQEYFLIKKEHFDKRKDIMFTGRTLFGSKTPKNQESSYHYYGKIKDKVINFMANLDYELWKVGVSAKTRHNEVAPNQFEIASIFDIANLAADQNHIVMETLEKLALKHGFVALLHEKPFSYVNGSGKHNNWSLATDTGVNLFDPKSPTFMIFLSAMVEAVDRYYPILRTVIASCSNDYRLGGHEAPPSIISVFLGSHLTEKFKEAKLNLVDNKIVYAEKDKKIKKKVTMININQDFDDRNRTSPFAFTGNKFEFRMPGSTSSPANTSMVINAIISTVLNEYSDKLETSKNIEKTINTIISDSYKKHSIIIFNGDGYSASWHKEAASRGLKNISNTYQALQYYLDKDIVNMFESNNILNEVECHSRYLAFLNRYVDNRLTECNTLIYMIDKYILNFAYKYIPTIIFEEEQTEVKTYANYLLHYKKELSQLLKQIHEIDLEDKAKLLSNEAILLESKIRKVIDYLESVIPAEYWTIPTYTELLFTL from the coding sequence ATGGAAAACATTATGAAAATTTTTGGTGAAAATGCATTCACTGAAACTAATTTGAAAAAACGTGTACCAAAAAAAGTTTATGAAGAATTTAAAAAGGTACAAAAAGGTGAAATTGAATTAAGTAAAGAAAATGCTGATTTGATAGCAACAGCTATAAAAGATTGGGCAACTAAAAGAAATGCAACACACTTCTGTCACTGGTTTCAGCCTTTAACAGAGTTAACAGCTGAAAAACACGATTCGTTTATTGAACCAAACGGAGATAAAGATTTTCTTTATAGATTTTCTGGTTCTAATCTAATTAAAGGGGAATCTGATGCATCATCTTTTCCAAATGGTGGTTTAAGATCAACATTTGAAGCAAGAGGTTATACTGTATGGGATACAAATTCTCCTCCGTTTATAAAAGAAAATGAAGTTGGTGCCACATTATATATTCCTACATCATTTATTTCATATAATGGTGAAGCATTAGATAAAAAGTTACCTTTATTAAGATCGATGAATGCTGTTAATAAAGCAGCTACTAGATTATTAAATTTACTAGGATATACTGAAGTAAAAAATGTAATACCTACTCTAGGTGTTGAACAAGAATATTTTTTAATTAAAAAAGAACACTTTGATAAGAGAAAAGATATAATGTTTACAGGACGTACTTTATTTGGATCAAAAACCCCAAAAAATCAAGAAAGTTCTTATCATTATTATGGAAAAATAAAAGATAAAGTCATAAACTTTATGGCAAATTTAGATTATGAATTATGGAAAGTTGGTGTATCTGCAAAAACTAGACATAATGAGGTTGCACCAAATCAATTTGAGATTGCATCTATTTTTGATATTGCAAATTTAGCAGCTGATCAAAATCATATTGTAATGGAAACATTAGAAAAATTAGCATTGAAACATGGTTTTGTTGCTTTATTACATGAAAAACCGTTTTCATATGTAAATGGTTCTGGTAAACATAATAACTGGAGTTTAGCTACTGATACTGGAGTAAATTTATTTGATCCTAAATCTCCAACATTTATGATTTTCTTATCTGCAATGGTTGAAGCTGTAGATAGATATTACCCTATTTTAAGGACTGTGATTGCAAGTTGTTCTAACGACTATAGACTAGGTGGTCATGAAGCTCCACCAAGTATAATATCTGTATTTTTAGGTTCTCACTTAACAGAAAAATTTAAAGAAGCAAAATTGAATCTTGTTGATAATAAAATAGTTTATGCTGAAAAAGATAAAAAAATTAAAAAGAAAGTTACTATGATAAATATCAATCAAGATTTTGATGATAGAAATAGAACTTCTCCATTTGCATTCACTGGAAATAAATTTGAATTTAGAATGCCTGGTTCTACTTCTTCTCCAGCTAATACTTCTATGGTTATTAATGCAATAATTTCAACTGTATTAAATGAATACTCAGATAAATTAGAAACTTCAAAAAATATTGAGAAAACAATTAATACAATTATAAGTGATTCATATAAAAAACATAGTATAATAATATTTAATGGAGATGGATATAGTGCTTCATGGCATAAAGAAGCTGCTTCAAGAGGATTAAAAAATATATCAAATACTTATCAAGCATTACAATATTATTTAGATAAAGACATTGTAAATATGTTTGAGTCAAATAATATTTTAAATGAAGTAGAATGCCATTCAAGATACTTAGCATTCTTAAATAGATATGTAGATAATAGACTAACTGAATGTAATACATTAATATATATGATTGATAAATATATTTTAAATTTTGCATATAAATATATACCTACAATAATATTTGAAGAAGAACAAACAGAAGTTAAGACTTATGCAAATTACTTATTACATTATAAAAAAGAATTATCTCAATTATTAAAACAAATACATGAAATAGATTTAGAAGATAAAGCTAAACTTTTAAGTAATGAGGCTATCTTATTAGAAAGTAAAATAAGAAAAGTTATAGATTATTTAGAATCAGTAATTCCTGCAGAATATTGGACTATACCAACATATACAGAATTATTATTCACATTATAA
- a CDS encoding transposase — MKKEKEYQNHLEILGDRNSYSKTDKEAVFMEHIKSNGYNFKNVVADAGYESYENLKHLEDKGYTAYIKPKKHEVGVKYIITREYKYRGLLRSVFTSQNEENK, encoded by the coding sequence ATGAAAAAAGAGAAAGAATATCAAAATCACTTAGAGATATTAGGGGATAGAAATAGTTATTCTAAAACAGATAAAGAAGCTGTATTTATGGAACATATTAAATCAAATGGATATAATTTTAAAAATGTTGTTGCTGATGCAGGTTATGAAAGTTATGAAAATTTGAAACATTTAGAAGATAAAGGATATACTGCATATATAAAGCCAAAAAAACATGAAGTTGGAGTAAAATACATAATTACTAGAGAATATAAATATAGAGGTTTACTTAGAAGTGTATTTACTTCACAAAATGAAGAAAATAAATAG